TGTACGATTGACTCCATTGTCCTGCTACGGTAGCTGCCTTTGATCTGCGGAATGACACAATAGCTGCAGCGGTTATCACAGCCTTCGGCTATTTTGACATATGCAAAAAAAGAAGGGCTGAAACGGACCCTCGGCATCTCATTGTTATAAAGATAGTCCTGCTTCTCTTTTTTCCTGTATACTCTCTCGCCGCCGGAGCTTTCCAGGACCTCGGGGATTTTATCCAGATCCCCGTCCCCGAGCACACCATCAAGCTCTGGAAGCTCTTTAAACAGCTCTTCACCATAACGCTGAGCCAGACATCCCACAGCATAGACCTTTTTCTGAGCACCGCTATTTTTCAAATTGATCATTTCACAAAGGGTGTCAATCGATTCTGCTTTGGCATCTTCAATAAAACCACAGGTATTCACGACAATCATATCGGCTTCAGACGGTTCGGTTGTAATCTCGAAGCCTTTCGCCAGCATGCCGGTTATTACTTCACTGTCAACCTGGTTCTTCGGGCACCCAAGGTTAATCACTGCAACTTTTTTTTTCAATTTTCAACCCTCTGAAATCGTTTTTTATCACTTTAGTATATATCAGGTTCCGACCTGCTGTCAAAACGAATGCTTTCCCTTTACCTTCCCTGACGGCTTCCCCGGAGACATCCTTTTGACTTTCCCTGTCGCCTTGCCTGACGCCTCTGTGCGGCTTCCCTGGTGCTTTTCTTTTTGATTTTCTTTGAGATTTCTTTTCTTATTCCCCAGGCTTCTTTGTTGTCTTTCTTTTTCCATCTTTTCGTTTTTTACGGTTCCCCGGGATTTTCCGCTGTCCTCTGCAATCTTTTTTTTATGTTCCTTATTTATTCGTCCCTTGGATAAAAGGTCTTTATTTACTTTCTCTTTATTCAGCTTGCTTTTAACAGAATTTTTCTGTTTATTTTGTTTATAACCAGAATCTTGTTCCTTGTTTTGATCGGAATAGGCGGTTTTGCCTCTGGGCCTGATCAGACATTTGGGGCCGAACCCTATCAAATCCGTCCTATCGGCTTCAACAAGGGCAGCGTGGACCAGGGCATATTTCTTGGGTTCTCTGAACTGCAGCAACGCTCTCTGCATTGCTTTCTCCGTTTTGCTTTTTGGAACATAAACCTTCTGCATGGTCAGCGGATCGAGCCCTGTATAAAACATTGCCGTAGACAGCGTTCCCGGAGTCGGATAAAAATCCTGGACCTGTTCCGGCTGATAATGAATGTCACGCAAGTATTCCGCCAGTTCTACGGCTGCTTCCAGCGTACTCCCGGGGTGGCTGGACATAAAGTAAGGAACTATAAACTGCTTCTTGCCAAGACGCTCGTTAATCTTAAAGAATTTTTCCCTGAACTGTTCAAAGGTTTTCCCGGCCGGTTTACGCATATCGTGCAGGACCTTGGGCGAGATATGCTCCGGAGCCACCTTTAGTTGACCACTGACATGGTGTTCGAGCAGTTCTTTAAGAAAATGTTCGCTTTTATCCGCCATGATATAGTCATAGCGAATCCCCGAGCGCACAAATACTTTTTTGACTTTGGGCAGTTTTCTGAGTTTCCGTAAAATCCCCAGGTATTCCTGATGGTCGATATGCAGGCTTTTGCATGGTGAGGGATGCAGGCATTGTTTTTCCTTACATGCGCCGGTTTTCAATTGTTTCAGACAGGCCGGCCGACGAAAATTTGCTGTCGGTCCGCCAACGTCATGAATATATCCTTTAAAGTCTTCCAAATTGGTGATTTCCACAGCTTCGTGCAGGATCGATTCCTCGCTCCTGCTCTGAACGATTCTTCCCTGATGAAAGGTAAGCGAGCAGAAAGCACAGCTTCCAAAACATCCCCGGGAGCTAACAATACTGAATTTAACTTCCTCCAGCGCAGGTATTCCCCCATCTCTTTCATACATTGGATGTGCGTCTTTCAGATAAGAAAGGCCATAGACTTTATCCAGTTCTGCCTGAGACAAAGGCATTTCCGGTTTATTCTGTACCAGATATTTTATGCCGTGCTGCTGGACAATGGTTTTTCCTCTGACCGGGTCCTGCTCCTGATATTGGACCTTGAAAGCCTCCGCATACTTTGTTTTGTCTTCTGCCGTCTTTTTGAAGGAAGGTATCTCGATATAACCGCTGCTTACCCCTTCCAGAGAATCCGCTATATAGCAGGTTCCGGGGATATGGCGGATATATTTCACTTCCAAGCCGTCATTCAGATACGCGGCAATCTCCACAATCTGCTTTTCCGCCATGCCATAGACCAACAAGTCCGCACTACTGTCAATTAGAATTGATTTTCTAACGGTATCGCTCCAATAGTCATAATGGGCAAATCTCCGCAAACTGGCTTCTACACCGCCAATGATGATCGGAACGTTTTTATAGGCTTCCCGAATTTTATTGCAATAGACAATCGTCGCCCGGTCCGGCCGTAAACCCATTTTGCAGCCGGGTGAATAGGAGTCTTTTTCACGTATTTTTTTATTGACTGAATAATGGTTGACCATAGAATCCATATTGCCCGCCGAGACCAAAAATCCGAGTCTGGGACGCCCAAGCCTCTGAAATTCTTCAGTCTTATTCCAATCTGGCTGAGGAATGATTCCAACCTTGTATCCTGCGTCTTCAAGGACCCTGGAAATGATGGCCAGGCCAAAACTGGGATGATCGACATAGGCATCCCCGCTGACCAAAACGAAGTCCACCTGGTCCCATCCCCGGCTTTCCATATCTTCTCTGTTCACTGGCAGATAATTTACAGACACTTGATTTTGCTCCTAACTATATCAACATTAGCTTACTGCCTTCTATCCTTCATTTAATCCATTGGATTCTAATCTTTGCAGCCGTATTTATTTTAAATCGATTTAACCTGATCCGCAAATATAGGAAGAGGGTATCCTACTCTTCCGGCATACCCTCTTCACAATCTTATCTTATCAGCTTGGTGTAAACTAACTTCCCGCAAGCTCTTTCACTTTATTTTCATCGATGATGTAGTTTTGAAGGACATCACCAGTCTTCCCGAGTGGCGGGACGGTATGTCCGTTCACTTTGAGTGACAATCCACCGGCGTTGCCGATCGATGTAAACTCAATTTGGTTGTCAGCCTGCAAGGTTTGAGTTGTTCCTGCAGGGATCGTTCCGCTTAAAGCCTGCTTGCCGTCCACATTGACTACGACCCAGCAATCAGCAGTAAACGTAAGCTCAG
Above is a genomic segment from Dehalobacter sp. 12DCB1 containing:
- a CDS encoding YgiQ family radical SAM protein: MSVNYLPVNREDMESRGWDQVDFVLVSGDAYVDHPSFGLAIISRVLEDAGYKVGIIPQPDWNKTEEFQRLGRPRLGFLVSAGNMDSMVNHYSVNKKIREKDSYSPGCKMGLRPDRATIVYCNKIREAYKNVPIIIGGVEASLRRFAHYDYWSDTVRKSILIDSSADLLVYGMAEKQIVEIAAYLNDGLEVKYIRHIPGTCYIADSLEGVSSGYIEIPSFKKTAEDKTKYAEAFKVQYQEQDPVRGKTIVQQHGIKYLVQNKPEMPLSQAELDKVYGLSYLKDAHPMYERDGGIPALEEVKFSIVSSRGCFGSCAFCSLTFHQGRIVQSRSEESILHEAVEITNLEDFKGYIHDVGGPTANFRRPACLKQLKTGACKEKQCLHPSPCKSLHIDHQEYLGILRKLRKLPKVKKVFVRSGIRYDYIMADKSEHFLKELLEHHVSGQLKVAPEHISPKVLHDMRKPAGKTFEQFREKFFKINERLGKKQFIVPYFMSSHPGSTLEAAVELAEYLRDIHYQPEQVQDFYPTPGTLSTAMFYTGLDPLTMQKVYVPKSKTEKAMQRALLQFREPKKYALVHAALVEADRTDLIGFGPKCLIRPRGKTAYSDQNKEQDSGYKQNKQKNSVKSKLNKEKVNKDLLSKGRINKEHKKKIAEDSGKSRGTVKNEKMEKERQQRSLGNKKRNLKENQKEKHQGSRTEASGKATGKVKRMSPGKPSGKVKGKHSF